One genomic window of Petrotoga miotherma DSM 10691 includes the following:
- the metA gene encoding homoserine O-acetyltransferase MetA: protein MPIKIPENLPAADVLRKENIFLMTEERAIHQDIRPLEIVILNLMPNKIVAETQLLRLLGNTPLQVNVVLLKMVSHSHKNVSQEYLDTFYKSFDQINHRKFDGLIITGAPVETLDFEQVDYWEELKKVMEWSKKNVFSTLHICWGAQAGLYYHYGINKYHVSRKIFGVFEHSVSCEDSPLVRGFDDIFWVPHSRHTQIKREDVEPIKELIILAESKKAGVYLVERKDGRQVFVTGHPEYDPEVLKKEYYRDLEKGMDIDIPVNYFPHDDPEKRPVVRWRSHAYILFNNWLNYYVYQQTPYNLDNIDEAIF from the coding sequence ATGCCTATAAAAATACCTGAAAACTTACCTGCTGCAGATGTATTGAGAAAAGAAAACATATTTCTAATGACTGAAGAGAGGGCGATACATCAAGATATAAGACCTTTAGAGATTGTTATTTTGAATCTAATGCCGAACAAGATAGTTGCCGAAACTCAATTATTGCGCTTGTTAGGAAACACCCCTTTGCAAGTAAATGTAGTGCTTTTAAAGATGGTATCACATAGCCACAAAAACGTATCGCAAGAGTACTTAGACACCTTTTATAAATCTTTTGATCAGATAAATCACAGAAAGTTTGATGGATTAATCATTACAGGAGCCCCTGTTGAAACTCTTGATTTTGAACAAGTGGATTATTGGGAAGAGTTGAAAAAAGTGATGGAGTGGTCAAAGAAAAATGTGTTCTCTACTCTTCATATTTGTTGGGGTGCACAAGCGGGGTTGTACTATCATTATGGTATAAACAAATATCATGTCTCAAGGAAGATATTCGGTGTATTCGAGCATTCGGTAAGTTGTGAAGACTCGCCATTGGTTAGAGGGTTTGATGATATTTTTTGGGTTCCTCATTCGAGACATACCCAAATCAAAAGGGAAGATGTAGAACCTATAAAAGAACTTATAATTTTAGCTGAGTCGAAAAAAGCTGGTGTTTATTTAGTTGAAAGGAAAGATGGTAGGCAAGTTTTTGTTACAGGACACCCGGAATACGATCCAGAGGTTTTAAAAAAAGAATACTATCGTGATTTAGAAAAAGGTATGGACATTGATATCCCTGTAAACTACTTCCCACATGATGATCCAGAAAAACGTCCCGTAGTAAGATGGCGAAGTCATGCTTATATTTTATTCAACAATTGGTTAAATTACTATGTTTATCAACAAACCCCATACAACCTTGATAATATTGACGAAGCAATTTTTTAA
- a CDS encoding O-acetylhomoserine aminocarboxypropyltransferase/cysteine synthase family protein gives MEERNHNFDTLMVHAGFEKEPTTGANVVPIYQTSSYTFEDSAHALRLFNMEESGNIYTRIMNPTTDVLEKRVAALEGGVGALATSSGQAAEAIAVLNIMEEGDEILTASSLYGGTFTLFKNSLSKFGIKPNFFDIDDMDSLKNNINNRTKAVYVETIGNPELSVPDFERISKIAHENGIPLIVDNTFATPYLCKPFEFGADIVVHSLTKYLNGHGNSIGGIIVDSGNFDWNNGKFGMLTEEDPAFHGISFYKRFGNSAYISKARSQWLRDLGASISPFNSFLILQGIETLSLRMERHCSNAMKIAEFLSGDSRVSWVNYPGLKNHKTHKNAVKYLKHGFGGMLSFGVKGGVEAGKRFIEGLRIFSHVANVGDVRSLAVHPASTTHGQLSEEEQLASGVSPDMIRLSVGIEDIDDLIEDIDSALTKATSN, from the coding sequence ATGGAAGAAAGAAATCACAACTTTGATACTTTAATGGTTCATGCGGGTTTTGAAAAAGAGCCGACCACCGGGGCTAACGTAGTACCAATTTACCAGACTTCATCTTATACCTTTGAAGACTCAGCTCATGCCCTTAGGCTTTTCAACATGGAAGAATCCGGGAATATATATACACGTATAATGAACCCAACGACCGATGTTTTGGAGAAAAGAGTTGCTGCTTTGGAAGGTGGTGTAGGTGCTTTAGCTACTTCTTCAGGGCAAGCTGCAGAAGCGATTGCGGTGTTAAACATTATGGAAGAAGGAGATGAAATACTTACAGCAAGCTCTTTGTATGGTGGAACTTTCACATTATTTAAAAATTCTTTGAGTAAATTTGGAATAAAGCCCAACTTCTTTGATATTGACGATATGGATAGCTTGAAAAATAATATAAATAATCGGACAAAGGCGGTTTATGTGGAAACTATCGGGAATCCCGAACTTTCTGTACCTGATTTTGAGCGGATTTCTAAGATAGCTCATGAGAATGGTATTCCTTTGATCGTAGATAATACCTTCGCCACACCTTACCTGTGCAAACCTTTCGAATTTGGTGCTGATATCGTTGTTCACTCTTTAACCAAATATTTGAACGGGCACGGTAATTCAATTGGTGGAATTATCGTTGATAGTGGAAATTTCGACTGGAACAATGGTAAATTCGGTATGTTAACTGAAGAAGACCCTGCTTTTCATGGGATAAGCTTTTATAAAAGATTTGGCAACTCTGCCTATATCTCGAAAGCTCGTTCCCAATGGTTAAGAGATCTAGGTGCTTCAATAAGTCCTTTCAATTCTTTTTTAATATTGCAAGGCATTGAAACATTGAGTTTGAGAATGGAAAGACATTGTTCTAACGCAATGAAAATTGCAGAATTTCTATCCGGGGATTCGAGGGTGAGTTGGGTAAATTATCCGGGATTGAAAAATCATAAAACTCATAAAAATGCAGTTAAATATTTAAAACATGGTTTTGGAGGCATGCTTTCCTTTGGAGTAAAAGGTGGAGTAGAAGCAGGAAAAAGGTTTATTGAAGGGTTAAGAATATTTTCCCATGTTGCTAATGTTGGGGATGTTCGATCACTCGCCGTTCATCCGGCTAGCACTACGCATGGGCAGTTAAGTGAAGAAGAACAGTTGGCTTCTGGGGTAAGTCCTGATATGATTAGACTATCCGTTGGGATAGAAGACATAGATGATTTGATTGAGGATATTGATTCAGCTCTAACTAAAGCAACTAGTAATTAA
- the lspA gene encoding signal peptidase II has protein sequence MNWVIPIIIFFDQLTKKLSETFLLENTIKIGFFQLTYVENTGIAFGLFKGMALFHGVFSTLIVIFLFILKEKYKEKYKFFTTSFDLGITFIIGGALGNIFDRIRLGYVVDMIYWPNFSIFNVADIFVTFGGVILLYHFFKRSKYGKKNVQS, from the coding sequence ATGAATTGGGTTATACCTATTATTATCTTTTTTGACCAATTAACTAAAAAACTTTCAGAAACGTTTCTTCTAGAAAATACCATTAAAATTGGATTTTTTCAATTGACTTATGTTGAAAACACAGGCATTGCCTTTGGACTTTTTAAAGGCATGGCTTTGTTTCATGGAGTCTTCTCTACACTAATAGTAATTTTTCTTTTTATCTTAAAAGAAAAATACAAAGAAAAATATAAGTTTTTTACTACTTCTTTTGACTTGGGTATCACTTTTATCATAGGAGGAGCTTTAGGTAATATCTTTGATAGAATTAGGTTAGGATACGTTGTAGATATGATATATTGGCCAAATTTTTCTATATTCAACGTAGCTGATATATTCGTGACTTTTGGTGGCGTGATTTTATTATACCATTTTTTTAAAAGGAGCAAATATGGAAAAAAGAATGTACAAAGTTGA
- a CDS encoding RluA family pseudouridine synthase, whose amino-acid sequence MEKRMYKVEKEDEQKRLDVYIVEKMPIEISRNLIQNAITKGQITVNGSQKKPHYKVKQGDEIQIDFHEVVEETKEEEILPENIPLNILYEDEELIVINKPAGLIVHPTPSIKTGTLVNALMYHVKDLDKKMQDATRLGIVHRLDKETSGVLVVAKNAFSHHLLSKEFKERKTMKYYLALIEGTLKEKEGEINLPLGRHPILRHKRAVVYNGREALTEYKVLKEFGDLATLVWIRLKTGRTHQIRVHFKYIGNPVIGDSLYGKNKIAKNLQIPVDRQMLHALKLGFYHPKSNEWMEFLAPLPDDFKNLLITLTNLKGRNS is encoded by the coding sequence ATGGAAAAAAGAATGTACAAAGTTGAAAAAGAAGATGAACAAAAAAGGCTCGACGTATACATCGTCGAAAAAATGCCTATTGAAATTTCTAGGAATCTCATCCAAAACGCCATAACTAAAGGACAAATTACCGTCAACGGATCTCAAAAGAAACCTCATTACAAAGTTAAACAAGGCGACGAAATTCAAATAGATTTTCATGAAGTGGTAGAAGAAACCAAAGAAGAGGAAATCTTACCAGAAAATATACCATTGAATATACTGTATGAAGATGAGGAATTAATCGTCATTAACAAACCTGCTGGTTTGATAGTACATCCAACACCGAGTATTAAAACTGGTACTTTGGTTAACGCCCTAATGTACCATGTAAAGGATCTTGACAAAAAGATGCAAGATGCTACTAGATTAGGAATTGTTCATAGATTGGACAAAGAAACCTCTGGTGTGTTAGTCGTAGCAAAAAATGCTTTTTCACATCACTTACTTTCAAAAGAATTCAAAGAAAGAAAGACAATGAAATACTATTTAGCCCTAATTGAAGGAACACTGAAAGAAAAAGAAGGAGAAATAAACTTACCGTTGGGAAGACATCCTATTTTAAGGCACAAAAGGGCTGTTGTGTACAACGGAAGAGAAGCGTTAACTGAATACAAAGTGTTAAAAGAATTTGGAGATCTTGCCACGTTGGTTTGGATAAGGCTTAAAACAGGAAGAACCCATCAAATCAGAGTGCATTTCAAATACATCGGTAATCCAGTAATCGGGGATTCTTTGTATGGAAAAAATAAAATAGCAAAGAATCTTCAAATACCTGTAGACAGACAAATGCTCCATGCATTGAAATTAGGTTTTTACCACCCAAAAAGTAACGAATGGATGGAATTTTTGGCTCCCTTACCCGATGATTTTAAAAATCTGTTGATCACTCTAACAAACCTAAAAGGGCGAAATTCTTGA
- a CDS encoding DNA polymerase III subunit alpha — protein MKILGPVVTSKSIGKSYLQLRDLFPIAKRYGFNCIVLSEPHPRSWVSFIAHAQKYRIKPIILYETVDGKYLLQTNNDIRSAIMHYNGLGNNLRLKKIEMDLPYVKYPTGVLKDIFKDEESLCIKDGLKYQNELSIFSNIATYYNIRNYRFDEYKVTDYNLTDIVSQKDLTFEEKRRLSYELEIIKKLGVKNYILTVKKVVDTAKKNGISVGPGRGSAVGSFLVYKLGITKVNPIEYDLLFERFLNEYRHELPDIDLDIDAEKRVDLIKALQKEVGEYKISQIRTYSTMKIKSALKKTEELLGYNLEAKINAPIRSKENIDKFKSLSKKDKTFFYVAYYLEGIEVAESVHAAGLIISQNDLRTFSPIEEKETPRRGFKEVPIIEWEMSDLKYLGVEKFDILALDTLTFLKKLQIEEKYRELSDSKTFHYLSKGLTKGIFQLDSKLGQKLTQRIKPKDFEELILLLAINRPGPLESGMIDQYVNEDSPEYLKKIFPETKGVLIYQEQIMKIAQILGGFSPQESDLLRKAVSKKEKDKITTFKTKFITNASKKIGEKEATLLFSQIENFAQYAFNKSHAVAYAHITYWLSEKKFKDPSHFFLEYVKIKGIDIDIINEASLLGVKIKLPDIRYPFGLASKTDLIMPLYIIKGIGKNISQIFEEAKLSSLEDFFNFIINKNINRNIVELIIKSGALDYFNNNRKNLLRETTQRMKGKVQQLEDIKSTLFGEREQKSTKKVETTLQDYAQYEIESIGFPLSLMSQKGLSNTLIDKYLNRQKVYLDGYVYRDFIVDNSAMIYSRVYNKNLKRLIKHI, from the coding sequence GTGAAGATCTTAGGACCCGTGGTAACTTCAAAAAGTATTGGTAAATCCTATCTTCAGCTAAGGGACCTTTTCCCCATAGCAAAAAGGTATGGGTTCAATTGCATAGTCCTATCAGAACCCCACCCAAGATCATGGGTGAGTTTTATCGCTCATGCCCAAAAGTACAGAATTAAGCCAATAATCCTGTATGAAACGGTAGACGGCAAGTACTTATTGCAAACAAACAATGATATTAGATCAGCTATAATGCATTACAACGGATTAGGAAACAACCTAAGATTGAAAAAAATCGAAATGGATCTTCCCTACGTGAAGTATCCAACTGGCGTTTTAAAAGATATATTTAAAGATGAAGAATCTCTTTGTATTAAAGACGGTTTAAAATATCAAAATGAACTATCTATTTTCTCAAATATAGCAACTTATTACAATATAAGAAATTATAGATTTGATGAATACAAAGTCACTGACTATAATTTAACAGACATTGTTTCACAAAAAGATCTAACCTTCGAAGAAAAAAGACGATTATCCTACGAGTTGGAAATAATAAAAAAGCTAGGGGTAAAAAATTATATTTTAACGGTAAAAAAAGTCGTTGACACCGCTAAAAAAAATGGTATCTCTGTTGGACCCGGAAGAGGCTCCGCTGTAGGTTCTTTCTTAGTTTATAAATTGGGAATAACTAAGGTGAATCCTATTGAATACGATCTCCTGTTCGAAAGATTTCTAAACGAATACAGGCATGAATTACCCGATATAGACCTGGATATCGATGCGGAAAAAAGAGTTGATCTAATAAAGGCTTTGCAAAAAGAAGTGGGAGAATATAAGATCTCTCAAATCAGAACTTATTCTACTATGAAAATCAAATCCGCTTTAAAAAAGACAGAAGAACTACTTGGATACAATTTAGAAGCTAAAATAAACGCTCCAATAAGAAGTAAAGAGAACATCGATAAATTCAAATCTTTATCAAAAAAAGATAAAACCTTTTTTTATGTCGCTTACTATCTTGAAGGAATAGAAGTAGCAGAGTCTGTTCATGCAGCGGGTTTGATAATTTCCCAAAATGACCTTAGAACTTTTTCTCCTATTGAAGAAAAAGAAACACCCCGAAGGGGGTTCAAGGAAGTACCAATAATAGAATGGGAAATGTCTGATTTAAAATATTTAGGAGTGGAAAAGTTCGACATTTTAGCTTTGGACACGTTGACTTTCTTAAAAAAATTACAGATAGAAGAAAAGTACCGAGAACTTAGCGATTCAAAAACTTTCCATTACCTATCCAAAGGATTGACAAAAGGTATCTTCCAATTGGACTCAAAATTAGGGCAAAAATTAACCCAAAGAATAAAACCTAAAGATTTTGAAGAGCTAATCTTACTCTTAGCCATCAACAGACCCGGACCCCTTGAATCCGGGATGATAGATCAATACGTTAATGAAGACTCACCAGAATATTTGAAAAAAATCTTCCCCGAGACAAAGGGCGTCTTAATTTACCAAGAACAGATAATGAAAATTGCTCAAATCTTAGGAGGATTTTCTCCACAAGAATCAGATTTGTTGAGAAAGGCAGTATCTAAAAAAGAAAAAGACAAAATCACAACCTTCAAAACCAAATTTATTACCAACGCCTCAAAAAAGATAGGCGAAAAAGAAGCAACCTTATTGTTTTCTCAGATAGAAAACTTTGCTCAGTATGCCTTTAATAAATCTCATGCGGTAGCTTATGCTCACATCACATACTGGTTATCAGAAAAAAAATTCAAAGATCCTTCACATTTCTTCTTAGAATATGTTAAAATAAAAGGCATTGATATTGATATAATAAATGAAGCATCGCTTTTAGGAGTAAAAATAAAGTTACCAGACATTAGATATCCATTTGGTTTGGCTAGTAAAACAGATCTAATAATGCCTTTGTATATAATTAAAGGAATAGGTAAAAATATTTCTCAAATATTTGAAGAAGCGAAACTCTCAAGCTTAGAAGATTTTTTTAATTTCATAATTAACAAAAATATCAATAGAAATATTGTGGAATTAATAATCAAATCCGGCGCATTAGATTATTTCAACAACAACCGTAAAAATCTACTAAGAGAAACCACTCAACGGATGAAAGGAAAAGTTCAACAGTTAGAAGATATAAAAAGTACGTTATTTGGAGAGAGAGAACAAAAATCAACTAAAAAGGTTGAAACAACCTTACAAGACTACGCGCAATACGAAATAGAAAGTATAGGATTTCCATTGAGTTTAATGTCCCAAAAAGGGCTATCTAATACGTTGATAGATAAATATCTAAATAGACAAAAGGTTTACCTTGATGGTTATGTCTACAGAGATTTTATAGTAGATAACTCTGCTATGATCTATTCAAGAGTTTATAACAAAAACTTAAAAAGGCTTATAAAACACATTTAA
- a CDS encoding glycosyltransferase family 4 protein, protein MKINILSIAEKYPGQGVYSATLDHKYILKKYSDYTIYENKILGNYDVLHIHTLNIKSFLSLLKNKKKSFCVISAHIVPNSLKGSIKFNKLWLPFFNRYLKYFYNSSDCILAVSEETKNELIKDLQINPNKIVVFRNFVIKELFFTKPEEKYNKKSYLRKKHGYNDDDFIILGAGQIQPRKGITDFVETAKRLQNMKFIWTGGMPFKQFTEGYEEMNILIKKAPNNVNFTGTINREKMIDYYSLSDIFFSPSFHETFGLVVIEAAGSGLPLVLRDLPVYKQIFSPNYLSGNSVEDFVEIIKKLNINKELYAEYEKKSYQLFENYSDEKAFIKLKNIYEEGIKQKIHTGGKNVRR, encoded by the coding sequence ATGAAAATCAATATTTTATCAATAGCTGAGAAATACCCTGGTCAAGGGGTATATTCTGCTACCTTAGATCACAAATACATTTTAAAAAAATATAGTGATTACACGATATATGAGAACAAAATTTTAGGGAATTATGATGTTTTACATATCCATACTCTCAACATAAAAAGCTTCTTATCGTTGCTAAAGAATAAGAAAAAATCTTTTTGTGTGATTTCCGCTCACATAGTTCCTAATTCATTGAAAGGAAGTATAAAATTCAATAAACTATGGTTACCTTTTTTCAATAGATATTTAAAATATTTCTACAACTCTTCTGACTGCATTTTAGCCGTTAGTGAAGAGACCAAAAATGAACTGATTAAGGATCTCCAGATAAATCCAAATAAAATTGTGGTCTTCAGAAACTTTGTCATAAAAGAATTATTTTTCACAAAGCCGGAGGAAAAATACAACAAAAAATCTTATTTAAGAAAAAAACACGGGTATAATGATGATGATTTCATAATTTTGGGTGCCGGACAAATACAACCCAGAAAAGGTATAACAGATTTTGTGGAAACCGCTAAACGATTACAGAACATGAAGTTCATTTGGACCGGTGGAATGCCTTTTAAACAGTTCACCGAGGGTTATGAAGAAATGAACATATTGATAAAAAAGGCTCCTAATAATGTTAATTTTACCGGAACCATAAACAGAGAAAAAATGATCGATTATTATTCTTTATCCGACATTTTCTTCTCTCCTTCCTTTCATGAAACCTTTGGCTTGGTTGTAATTGAAGCAGCTGGAAGTGGTTTACCTTTAGTTCTTAGAGATTTACCAGTTTACAAACAAATATTTTCTCCTAACTATTTATCTGGTAATTCAGTGGAAGATTTTGTTGAGATAATCAAAAAACTTAATATTAACAAAGAGTTGTACGCTGAATACGAGAAAAAATCTTACCAATTATTTGAAAATTATAGTGATGAAAAAGCCTTTATAAAATTAAAAAATATCTATGAAGAAGGTATAAAGCAAAAAATCCATACAGGAGGAAAAAATGTCCGAAGATAA
- a CDS encoding lysylphosphatidylglycerol synthase transmembrane domain-containing protein — MSEDKGKENESTLSRKKIIINLIVVLIIGLVINIVISFFADFQETFDTLKTVNLFFIVKVFVVFSMAYLIDLIRLYIVTLSFHKKIKFKDAIYNTISYYFMSNITPMASGGQPYQIYHLTKLGIESTLATNIVLSRLVENLLFSSAIILIFIRRVMSILGRIGTGKYILIVGIIAALGFSALLILIFLNPKLLYKFFNFLLKIFPLKNKSKFEQRLQKLENWLEELKLSIKTLWIEKAHIVAVDFILGGFIVFFHSLGLYFALTSITSGNYSILEIFILFIIMNFVIYYIPTPGSTGGVETLYGIVLAGFMPGRFVSTTILLWRFATYYLQIAFEGVILLMTRTKEKGVST; from the coding sequence ATGTCCGAAGATAAAGGCAAGGAAAATGAAAGCACACTTAGTAGAAAAAAAATAATCATTAATCTAATCGTAGTTTTAATTATTGGTTTAGTCATCAACATTGTGATCTCATTTTTTGCAGATTTCCAAGAAACCTTCGATACTCTTAAAACTGTCAATCTATTTTTTATTGTGAAGGTATTCGTAGTTTTCTCTATGGCTTATTTGATAGATTTAATAAGATTGTACATAGTAACATTAAGTTTCCACAAAAAAATAAAGTTTAAGGATGCCATTTATAATACCATTTCATACTATTTTATGTCAAACATCACACCAATGGCTAGTGGTGGTCAACCTTATCAAATATATCATCTTACAAAATTAGGAATAGAGTCAACTTTGGCTACAAATATAGTGTTGTCAAGACTTGTAGAAAATTTACTGTTTTCTTCTGCCATTATCTTAATTTTCATAAGAAGAGTGATGAGTATTTTAGGCAGAATAGGAACTGGGAAATATATACTTATCGTTGGTATAATAGCCGCTTTGGGGTTTTCAGCTTTGTTAATTTTAATATTCTTAAACCCAAAACTGCTATATAAATTTTTTAATTTCTTACTAAAGATATTCCCATTAAAAAATAAATCGAAATTCGAACAAAGATTACAAAAGCTAGAAAATTGGTTAGAAGAGCTAAAGTTAAGTATTAAAACACTATGGATCGAAAAGGCACATATAGTTGCAGTTGACTTTATACTGGGAGGTTTCATTGTTTTTTTTCATTCCCTTGGTTTGTATTTTGCTCTAACATCAATTACGTCAGGAAATTACAGCATCCTTGAAATATTCATACTTTTTATAATAATGAACTTTGTCATCTATTATATACCCACCCCAGGGTCCACAGGGGGTGTAGAGACATTGTATGGTATAGTTCTTGCAGGATTTATGCCTGGAAGATTCGTTTCTACAACTATATTGTTGTGGAGATTCGCAACTTATTATTTACAAATAGCCTTTGAAGGGGTAATCTTACTTATGACAAGGACAAAAGAAAAAGGTGTTTCGACCTAA
- the glpX gene encoding class II fructose-bisphosphatase, with protein MEKKIYPELTMDFVRVTESSALMSSLYLGCGNLEMIKHSSIDAMRGMFDYIDFKGNIVMSKYAKENSKMLYVGEKVGSWQDNTSEMDLAVDAIDGVKLAAFGLPNAISAVAATVAGGIKLLPTFYSFKLAVGRELKGKLDLRKPMKENIKIASEVLGIAPTELTFVILNRQRHEEIIEEIKEAGSRIKLISDGDITAAIATAVPDSGVDIYVGIGGTLEGILSAAALKTLGGEIQMKLWTRDRIEEQSIKEKGWDLEKIFYTDEIVGGEDVIFSATGITDGDLLKGVKFVKGFAYTHTLTMRSKSATIRKIESMHNLKNKTIRLKSLEEDKRLIDLRSEYIN; from the coding sequence ATGGAAAAGAAGATTTATCCAGAGTTGACTATGGATTTTGTAAGGGTTACAGAATCATCAGCCTTGATGAGTAGTTTGTACTTGGGTTGTGGTAATCTGGAAATGATTAAGCATAGTTCCATTGATGCTATGAGAGGTATGTTTGATTACATAGACTTTAAAGGGAATATAGTAATGAGTAAATATGCTAAAGAAAATTCAAAGATGTTGTACGTAGGTGAAAAAGTGGGTAGTTGGCAAGATAACACTTCTGAAATGGATTTGGCGGTGGACGCTATAGACGGCGTGAAATTAGCTGCTTTCGGCCTGCCAAATGCCATAAGTGCGGTTGCTGCCACAGTGGCGGGAGGTATTAAATTACTGCCGACTTTTTATTCATTTAAACTTGCTGTAGGTCGTGAATTAAAAGGTAAATTGGATTTAAGAAAACCTATGAAAGAGAATATAAAAATTGCAAGTGAGGTTTTGGGAATTGCACCTACGGAACTAACTTTTGTTATTTTGAATAGGCAAAGGCATGAAGAGATTATAGAAGAGATTAAAGAAGCTGGTTCGAGAATAAAATTAATAAGTGATGGGGATATTACAGCAGCCATAGCAACCGCAGTTCCCGATAGTGGGGTGGATATATATGTTGGTATTGGAGGGACTCTTGAAGGGATACTCTCAGCTGCTGCTTTAAAAACGTTAGGTGGAGAAATTCAAATGAAATTATGGACAAGAGATAGAATTGAAGAACAATCGATCAAGGAAAAAGGTTGGGACCTTGAAAAAATCTTTTATACCGATGAAATAGTTGGTGGGGAAGATGTAATATTTTCTGCAACGGGTATAACCGATGGAGATCTTTTAAAAGGTGTGAAATTTGTAAAAGGTTTTGCTTACACTCATACGCTTACGATGAGAAGTAAGAGTGCTACTATAAGAAAAATCGAGTCTATGCATAATTTGAAAAATAAAACTATAAGGTTAAAATCTCTGGAAGAGGATAAAAGATTAATCGATTTGAGAAGCGAGTATATTAATTAA
- a CDS encoding aminopeptidase, with product MDLTELEKSLTFQKKSVWSKRNREDIDKYSSQYKDFINFSKTERKAASYSVELLEKNGFKPLSYYVNSGKIEKGAKVYFVNRDKAIFALKYNNPLKDGINIVGAHIDSPRFDLKPEPIVEDENIAMAKTHYYGGVKKYQWFNIPLELHGVVIKNNGSKIEVSIGQDENDPVFVISDLLPHLDRDLANKKVSEAFEAEKMNLLVGTTAISYDETDKIKNPVKLNILKILNDKYGIVEEDLVSAELEIVPALPARDVGLDKSLLASYGHDDRVCAYTGLTALIDAQTSVKNPAVLLVDKEEIGSDGNTGAKNHFWIYVLKKIAALAKEEELLQNIEEILTNSTLLSADVSAAVDPNYKEAHDLSNAPKLGYGITLMKYTGSGGKGRTNDANAELVGKIRNLFNKEGVSWQIGELGKVDRGGGGTIALFFSEKGLDVLDAGVPLLGMHSPYEVASKADIYETYLAYKTFYEKFGK from the coding sequence ATGGACCTAACAGAGTTAGAAAAAAGTTTAACTTTTCAAAAGAAAAGTGTATGGAGCAAAAGAAACAGAGAAGATATCGATAAGTATTCTTCACAGTACAAGGATTTTATCAACTTTTCTAAAACTGAAAGAAAGGCCGCTTCATACTCAGTGGAGCTCCTTGAAAAAAACGGTTTCAAACCTCTTTCTTATTATGTGAACTCTGGAAAGATAGAGAAAGGGGCTAAAGTTTACTTTGTAAACAGAGACAAAGCAATATTTGCTTTGAAGTACAACAATCCTTTGAAGGATGGCATCAACATAGTAGGTGCCCACATAGATTCGCCAAGGTTTGATTTAAAACCCGAACCAATAGTGGAAGATGAGAATATTGCGATGGCGAAGACTCATTATTATGGTGGAGTGAAGAAGTATCAGTGGTTCAACATACCACTTGAATTACATGGCGTAGTAATAAAAAACAACGGTAGTAAAATAGAAGTTTCCATAGGACAAGACGAAAATGATCCAGTATTTGTAATATCAGATTTACTGCCTCATTTGGATAGAGATTTAGCTAATAAAAAGGTTTCGGAAGCATTTGAAGCTGAAAAGATGAATTTGCTAGTTGGTACTACTGCAATCTCCTACGATGAAACCGATAAAATTAAAAATCCGGTTAAGTTAAATATCTTGAAGATTTTGAATGATAAATATGGAATCGTAGAAGAAGACTTAGTCAGTGCTGAATTGGAAATCGTTCCTGCACTTCCTGCCAGAGATGTAGGTCTAGATAAAAGCCTTTTAGCTTCGTACGGACACGACGATAGGGTTTGTGCCTACACAGGATTAACCGCTTTAATTGATGCACAAACTTCTGTAAAGAACCCGGCAGTTTTACTAGTCGATAAAGAAGAAATAGGTAGCGATGGAAATACAGGTGCAAAAAATCATTTTTGGATCTACGTGTTGAAGAAAATTGCCGCTTTAGCAAAAGAGGAAGAATTACTTCAAAACATAGAAGAAATCCTTACCAATTCTACTTTGCTTTCAGCTGATGTTTCAGCTGCTGTAGATCCGAACTACAAAGAAGCTCACGATTTATCCAATGCTCCAAAATTGGGTTACGGTATAACTCTTATGAAATACACAGGTTCAGGGGGCAAAGGAAGAACAAACGATGCAAATGCTGAATTAGTAGGAAAAATTAGAAATCTTTTCAATAAAGAAGGTGTATCTTGGCAAATAGGAGAATTGGGAAAAGTAGATAGAGGCGGAGGAGGAACCATAGCCCTTTTCTTTTCCGAGAAAGGTTTAGACGTTTTGGATGCTGGCGTTCCGCTTTTGGGGATGCATTCTCCGTATGAGGTAGCATCAAAAGCGGATATATACGAGACTTATTTGGCGTATAAAACTTTTTACGAAAAATTTGGAAAATGA